A part of Cryptococcus decagattii chromosome 2, complete sequence genomic DNA contains:
- a CDS encoding thymidylate kinase, which yields MPTSTRGAFIVFEGLDRCGKSTQVDHLVQRLERQGRRARLQKFPDRTTQIGKMIDAYLQSKIEIDDHAIHLLFSANRWECSAAIRRDLASGITVIADRYAFSGIAFSAAKGLCFDFCLQPDAGLPLPDATLYLALTPETAARRSAYGEERYESVSIQEAVRRQFKLVADEIKNRHGTDKWIEIDADGTVTDVEERVWSQISDVVEHANGSIGDLWSS from the exons ATGCCTACTTCTACCCGAGGCGCCTTCATTGTCTTCGAAGGATTAGATCGTTGTGGAAAGTCAACACAAGTAGACCATCTAGTCCAACGTCTGGAGCGCCAGGGCCGCAGAGCACGCCTGCAAAAGTTCCCCG ATAGAACGACGCAAATAGGGAAAATGATCGACGCCTATCTGCAATCCAAGATTGAAATAGATGACCATGCCAttcacctcctcttcagtGCCAATAGGTGGGAATGCTC AGCAGCCATCAGGAGAGATCTAGCCAGTGGCATAACAGTCATCGCTGACCGTTATGCATTCTCGGGTATAGCTTTTTCAGCAGCCAAG GGTTTATGTTTTGATTTCTGCTTGCAACCGGATGCGGGACTCCCTCTTCCGGACGCAACACTCTATCTCGCCTTAACCCCAGAAACAGCGGCCAGGCGTTCCGCATATGGTGAAGAGCGTTATGAGTCTGTTTCTATTCAGGAAGCCGTTCGACGACAGTTCAAACTTGTTGCCGATGAAATTAAAAACCGACATGGCACTGACAAATGGATTGAGATCGATGCTGATGGAACAGTCACGGATGTCGAAGAACGGGTATGGTCGCAGATCAGTG